The following proteins are encoded in a genomic region of Desulfonatronum thiodismutans:
- the mazG gene encoding nucleoside triphosphate pyrophosphohydrolase, translating to MNNDHMALQRLRDVLERLLGPEGCPWDREQTPPTLADYLVEEVHELVDAIRSNKPDDVREELGDVWFLLLFVTRLMEQDGHFTLEDVLDQASAKMVRRHPHVFADASFANLDALWANWEKEKKKEKADRGPFEGIPSTLPPLLRAYRINSKAARLGFTWTDADGVREQLNQEWQEWHAAQVEDGDSTEKALDEYGDYLFTLVEYGRRQGLKANEALDRANRKFLDRFAKLSRLAEARGIDLEGLDLDSWNALWNEVKQRHEPSQD from the coding sequence ATGAACAACGATCATATGGCACTCCAACGCCTGCGGGACGTGCTGGAACGACTGCTCGGCCCTGAGGGCTGCCCCTGGGACCGGGAGCAGACCCCGCCGACCCTGGCCGACTATCTGGTGGAGGAAGTGCATGAACTGGTGGACGCCATCCGCTCGAACAAGCCGGACGACGTTCGCGAGGAACTGGGCGACGTCTGGTTCCTGCTGCTTTTCGTGACCCGGCTGATGGAACAAGACGGCCACTTCACCCTGGAAGACGTCCTGGATCAGGCCTCGGCCAAGATGGTCCGACGTCATCCCCACGTCTTCGCCGACGCTTCCTTCGCGAACCTGGACGCCCTCTGGGCCAACTGGGAAAAGGAAAAAAAGAAGGAAAAGGCCGACCGCGGCCCCTTCGAAGGCATCCCATCGACACTGCCGCCCCTGTTGCGGGCCTACCGCATCAATTCCAAGGCCGCCCGGCTGGGCTTCACCTGGACGGATGCGGATGGCGTGCGGGAACAGCTGAATCAGGAATGGCAAGAATGGCACGCCGCCCAGGTTGAAGACGGCGATTCAACCGAAAAAGCCCTGGACGAATACGGCGACTACCTGTTCACCCTGGTGGAATACGGACGACGGCAGGGGCTCAAGGCCAACGAAGCCTTGGACCGGGCCAACCGCAAATTTCTGGACCGCTTCGCCAAACTCTCCCGGCTGGCTGAAGCCCGGGGAATCGACCTGGAAGGACTGGACCTGGATTCCTGGAACGCCCTGTGGAACGAGGTGAAACAGCGCCATGAACCAAGCCAAGATTGA
- a CDS encoding CvpA family protein — protein sequence MPIADLNTLDILILIILGFTMIRGLFRGFIGEISSVAGLIAGFFLANKYHAMLLPLVESILPDRGTAQLISYALVFCTGLVGVLMVAAVLRHLLKVVLLGWVDRFAGGVIGLLKGGLICVLLVLVLTTFLSPKADILASSRMAPQVNRFAAILADLLPREMRREFEEKSQPLRQTWRENVQERLPVR from the coding sequence ATGCCCATAGCCGATCTGAACACCTTGGACATCCTGATCCTGATCATCCTGGGATTCACCATGATTCGCGGCCTGTTCCGGGGATTTATCGGTGAAATTTCTTCCGTCGCCGGCCTGATTGCCGGATTCTTCCTGGCCAACAAATACCACGCCATGCTCCTGCCCCTGGTGGAGAGTATTCTCCCGGATCGCGGCACTGCTCAGTTGATCAGCTACGCCCTGGTCTTCTGCACCGGTTTGGTTGGCGTCCTGATGGTCGCGGCTGTCCTGCGGCATCTCTTGAAGGTCGTCCTGCTGGGCTGGGTGGATCGCTTTGCCGGGGGCGTGATTGGACTATTGAAAGGCGGACTGATCTGCGTTCTTCTGGTCCTGGTTCTGACCACGTTTCTTTCGCCAAAAGCCGATATCCTGGCCTCCTCCCGGATGGCCCCCCAGGTCAATCGCTTCGCGGCCATTCTGGCGGATCTGCTGCCCAGGGAGATGCGTCGGGAATTTGAGGAGAAGAGCCAGCCCTTGCGCCAGACTTGGCGCGAAAACGTTCAGGAACGGTTACCAGTCCGTTGA
- the cmk gene encoding (d)CMP kinase, which produces MAEHNLKRTSEGLAELPLVVTLDGPAGSGKTTVARMVADRLGIAYLDSGAMFRAFALGLGAQSWTWDEDVLRDRLTGLEFALRGRGGQAALLLNGEPLGEEIRQEEVGMWASNLARVGVVREILKHAQQRLGAGTSLVAEGRDMGSVVFPQARYKFFLEAAPEERARRRWLQLKEMGVDEDLDALIANLRQRDDQDRNRAIAPLKPADNAVIIDTAGLTPEEVVARIVQEAEQG; this is translated from the coding sequence ATGGCTGAACATAACCTTAAGCGGACTTCGGAAGGTCTCGCTGAACTGCCTTTGGTCGTCACCCTGGACGGACCGGCCGGATCGGGAAAGACAACCGTGGCCAGAATGGTCGCTGATCGGCTGGGCATCGCCTACCTGGACAGCGGGGCCATGTTTCGGGCTTTTGCTCTGGGCTTGGGAGCGCAAAGCTGGACTTGGGATGAGGACGTCCTGCGGGACCGCTTGACCGGGCTGGAATTCGCCCTGCGAGGGCGGGGCGGCCAGGCCGCGTTGCTTTTGAATGGGGAGCCGCTCGGCGAGGAAATCCGGCAAGAAGAGGTCGGGATGTGGGCCTCGAATCTGGCCAGGGTGGGCGTGGTTCGGGAAATCCTCAAGCATGCCCAGCAGCGTCTTGGAGCCGGAACCTCCCTGGTGGCCGAAGGCCGGGACATGGGCAGCGTGGTTTTTCCCCAGGCCCGGTACAAATTTTTTCTGGAAGCCGCGCCCGAGGAGCGAGCCAGGCGGCGTTGGCTGCAACTCAAGGAAATGGGCGTTGACGAGGATCTGGACGCTCTGATCGCCAATCTGCGCCAACGCGACGATCAGGACCGCAACCGGGCCATCGCTCCGCTCAAGCCCGCGGACAACGCCGTGATCATCGACACGGCGGGGTTGACTCCCGAGGAGGTCGTCGCCCGGATTGTTCAGGAAGCGGAGCAAGGGTGA
- a CDS encoding universal stress protein yields MVDMKKILCAIDFSEVSPMVAGYAHSLAKAFGAEVILLYSAPSLNQYVSFHVPPNSIETFVGEIVSGAEQSMEAFISQYLPDVTVTGRVVSGYAAEEIVKCADEESVDMVIMGTHGRKGIDRILFGSVAEKVVKTANCPVLTLRPFCPVDFPGK; encoded by the coding sequence ATGGTGGACATGAAAAAGATTCTTTGCGCCATTGATTTTTCAGAAGTCAGCCCCATGGTGGCGGGGTATGCGCATTCCTTGGCCAAGGCCTTCGGTGCGGAGGTGATTCTGTTGTACTCGGCACCGTCGCTGAACCAGTACGTCAGCTTTCACGTCCCGCCCAACTCCATTGAAACGTTCGTCGGGGAAATCGTTTCCGGAGCGGAACAGAGCATGGAGGCCTTTATTTCGCAGTACCTGCCGGACGTCACCGTAACCGGGCGCGTGGTCAGCGGGTATGCAGCGGAAGAAATCGTGAAATGCGCGGACGAGGAAAGCGTGGACATGGTCATCATGGGTACCCACGGCCGCAAGGGGATTGACCGGATACTGTTCGGTTCCGTGGCGGAGAAGGTCGTCAAAACCGCCAACTGCCCCGTCTTGACCTTGCGGCCCTTCTGTCCCGTGGACTTCCCCGGAAAATGA
- a CDS encoding DUF294 nucleotidyltransferase-like domain-containing protein has product MFTVKAPQSHSLNPGVVLEFLQRTLPFNELSPGALEELAEDAALDFFPKGTVILTQGVSDIAHLFLIQKGGVKLYLQDESGEVSLKDFRGEGGVFGALGIIRGAKASMTVEALEDTFCFLLNKQTFLNLVTNDPRLAQYYLKSFSENYIHKSFTELRRQRLTPKGEGSLILFSVPVSDMIKRDVEAAPGTYSVQKAAEYMARHRIGSLLVEDAKGIVRGIITDKDLRSKVVAKGLEYRTPLREIMSSPVRTIPADAVCFDALLAMMTHQIHHLAVEDGGKIVGVVTSHDIMVLQGQSPLYLFREIMAQRTFEGIHEVSRHVPQVVRPLIEEGGKADNITRVITVLNDLILDRLLTLLQEQLGPPPVPFCWMLMGSEGRKEQTFRTDQDNALVYADPRDVQEAERADAYFTKFAEEAIEHLVKCGFPRCLGDIMASNPKWRLPYSAWRANFDRWVSVPEPQEVLHSTIFFDFRPGYGDKALAEKLRDHLTKTLQGKELFFRHLAQDCFTSRPPLSFFRNFIVERDGEHKNRLDLKARGLVPFWDFARLMALRHGNQETNTLRRLKAVADGGHIPEELYRKAREAYEFLMQLRLVHQLKLLEGGKTPNNFVDPAELTDLEKQTLKGAFSVITSLQNYLKSAFMLNV; this is encoded by the coding sequence ATGTTCACCGTCAAGGCGCCACAAAGCCACTCGCTCAATCCCGGCGTTGTCCTGGAATTTCTGCAACGGACCCTGCCGTTCAACGAACTGAGTCCTGGTGCCCTGGAGGAACTGGCCGAAGACGCGGCGTTGGATTTTTTCCCCAAGGGGACGGTGATCCTGACGCAAGGGGTCTCGGATATCGCCCATTTGTTCCTGATTCAAAAAGGCGGTGTGAAGCTCTATTTGCAGGATGAATCCGGAGAGGTGAGCCTGAAGGATTTTCGCGGCGAGGGCGGCGTGTTCGGGGCCTTGGGCATTATCCGCGGCGCCAAGGCCAGCATGACCGTGGAGGCGCTGGAGGATACCTTCTGCTTCTTGTTGAACAAGCAGACCTTTTTGAACTTGGTCACAAACGATCCCCGTCTGGCGCAATACTATCTGAAATCCTTTTCCGAAAATTACATCCACAAGTCCTTTACCGAGCTGCGTCGGCAACGGCTGACGCCCAAGGGCGAGGGCTCGCTGATTCTGTTCAGCGTTCCGGTCTCGGACATGATCAAGCGCGACGTGGAGGCCGCCCCGGGTACCTATTCCGTGCAAAAAGCCGCCGAATACATGGCCCGGCACCGGATCGGCTCCCTGCTGGTGGAGGATGCCAAGGGCATCGTCCGCGGGATCATCACGGACAAGGATTTGCGGTCCAAGGTGGTGGCCAAGGGGCTGGAATACCGCACGCCGCTTCGGGAGATCATGAGTTCCCCGGTGCGGACTATCCCCGCGGACGCTGTCTGCTTCGACGCCCTGCTGGCCATGATGACCCACCAGATTCACCATTTGGCCGTGGAGGACGGGGGCAAGATCGTCGGCGTGGTCACGAGTCACGACATCATGGTGCTCCAAGGCCAGTCTCCGTTGTATCTGTTCCGGGAAATCATGGCTCAACGGACCTTCGAGGGCATACACGAGGTTTCCAGGCATGTTCCCCAGGTGGTTCGTCCGTTGATCGAGGAAGGCGGCAAGGCCGACAACATCACCCGGGTGATCACGGTGCTCAACGACTTGATCCTGGATCGCCTGCTGACCCTGCTCCAGGAGCAGCTCGGTCCGCCGCCCGTCCCCTTTTGTTGGATGCTCATGGGTAGCGAGGGCCGCAAGGAGCAGACCTTTCGCACGGACCAGGACAACGCCCTGGTATACGCCGATCCCCGGGACGTGCAGGAAGCAGAGCGGGCTGATGCGTACTTTACCAAGTTCGCTGAAGAGGCCATCGAACATCTGGTCAAATGCGGATTCCCCCGGTGCCTGGGGGATATCATGGCCTCCAATCCCAAGTGGCGTTTGCCGTATTCCGCGTGGCGGGCCAATTTCGATCGCTGGGTCAGCGTGCCCGAGCCTCAGGAAGTTCTGCACTCCACGATCTTTTTCGATTTCCGGCCCGGTTACGGCGACAAGGCCCTGGCCGAAAAATTGCGGGATCACCTGACCAAGACCTTGCAAGGCAAGGAACTGTTTTTTCGGCATCTGGCCCAGGACTGCTTCACCTCCCGTCCTCCGCTCTCATTTTTTCGCAACTTCATCGTGGAACGCGACGGCGAGCACAAAAACCGGCTGGATCTCAAGGCCAGAGGCCTTGTTCCCTTCTGGGACTTCGCCAGGCTGATGGCCCTGCGCCACGGCAACCAAGAGACGAACACCCTGCGCAGGCTCAAGGCCGTGGCCGACGGCGGGCATATCCCCGAGGAGCTCTACCGCAAAGCCCGAGAGGCTTATGAATTTCTGATGCAACTCCGGCTGGTGCATCAACTGAAGTTGCTGGAGGGGGGCAAGACCCCGAACAACTTCGTCGATCCGGCGGAACTGACCGACCTGGAAAAACAAACCCTGAAAGGTGCGTTCTCGGTGATCACCAGTCTGCAGAACTACTTGAAGTCGGCCTTCATGCTCAACGTCTAA
- the hisC gene encoding histidinol-phosphate transaminase: MQQQPFLRPEVQDFSPYTPGLSIDEIHEKYGLSRVIKLASNENPLGVSSLVQKALQDHAAGVFRYPRSGSPELRAALAAHLDVPEEWIVAGNGSDEIIDLLIRVAARPGRDHILIFEPSFSMYRLLAKLSGVEIRTVPLGEDYHFPWDNLLRAVTEETALVFVTTPDNPTGYAPPVQELEILARRLPSRTLLVVDEAYMDFASPMDHYSLLSRLRDFPNVVVLRTFSKLYGLAGLRLGYGVMPPWLADALIRVKPPFSVNILAEIAGLAALRDVHFVQASLDCVQVGRAWLTTELTSLGCRVFPSQANFLLFRLGHAAMSTLDVFQKLLEQGVIIRPLKSYGMEEYLRVTVGTEEENRIFVRELEAVLHG; this comes from the coding sequence GTGCAACAGCAACCCTTTCTTCGTCCTGAAGTTCAGGACTTCAGCCCCTACACACCGGGGCTTTCCATTGATGAGATACATGAGAAATACGGCCTCAGCCGTGTAATCAAACTGGCCAGCAACGAAAATCCGCTGGGCGTTTCGTCGTTGGTTCAAAAGGCCTTGCAAGATCACGCCGCCGGAGTGTTCCGGTATCCCCGGTCGGGCAGTCCGGAGTTGCGTGCGGCTTTGGCGGCGCATCTGGACGTGCCGGAGGAATGGATCGTGGCCGGCAATGGTTCGGACGAGATCATTGACCTGTTGATCCGGGTCGCGGCCCGACCGGGTCGTGATCACATTCTGATCTTCGAGCCCAGCTTCAGCATGTACCGCCTGCTGGCCAAGCTCAGCGGCGTGGAGATCCGAACCGTTCCCCTGGGCGAGGATTATCACTTCCCCTGGGACAACTTGCTGCGCGCGGTGACCGAGGAAACCGCCCTGGTTTTCGTGACCACCCCGGACAATCCCACGGGATACGCCCCTCCGGTCCAGGAACTGGAAATTCTCGCCCGCCGACTCCCGTCGCGGACATTGCTGGTGGTGGACGAAGCCTACATGGATTTTGCCTCGCCCATGGACCATTACTCCCTGCTGTCTCGGCTGCGCGATTTTCCCAACGTGGTCGTGCTGCGGACCTTTTCCAAGCTGTACGGGCTGGCGGGGTTACGCCTGGGATACGGGGTCATGCCGCCCTGGCTGGCGGATGCGTTGATTCGGGTCAAGCCGCCCTTCAGCGTGAACATTCTCGCGGAAATCGCCGGTCTGGCCGCTTTGCGCGACGTTCATTTCGTCCAGGCCTCTTTGGATTGCGTTCAGGTCGGAAGGGCTTGGCTGACGACGGAACTGACCAGCCTCGGCTGCCGCGTCTTTCCTTCGCAGGCTAATTTTCTGCTTTTTAGGCTAGGCCACGCCGCCATGTCCACCTTGGACGTCTTCCAGAAACTCCTGGAGCAAGGGGTGATCATCCGGCCGCTGAAGAGTTACGGAATGGAGGAGTATCTGCGGGTGACCGTTGGAACGGAAGAGGAGAACCGGATTTTCGTCCGGGAACTGGAGGCCGTGCTTCATGGCTGA
- a CDS encoding type IV pilus secretin PilQ: protein MLIFYGAIMFVLVTVLGSASIGAEAIAPEPVPEERVSSDARVTQPIEGFVGESRPVDSRPGIRQATFFQVGDVVGIRLEATGELTWRSVSARPGQIRILFPDVVMPAAVARLHQLHAFGHPVKTGLLRNTVDGGELILTATGPVDIEPEKVPEGLVLHFVDVEAHAEDAKPSAVPTARPESRERPLQDALETRFPEEEALFPGMREEYVGAPISIDLQNAEVEHVLRLIGEVAGYNLILDAGVGGRISMKLDNVPWDQVLDLVLVQRNLGMVVRGNILRISTAQQLESEREQRRRARESAMQAQETIERLEPLQTAYIQINYATAAEMDARTRPFLSDRGRLSFDPRTNTLILTDSPLRIRQIQGIIDRLDQPERQVMIEARVVYASDEFQRAMGLRWGGGIEGVTTEYYRGVYGAAGGGIPINQGGVGQTGYLVNTPIPMSPSFGIGGFISKLMGPDMFTLDVQLQLGELQGESRTVSSPRIVTLNNSRAVIKQGTRVRVNVLDDAGNPQPDFEDAVLELSVTPQITPDDQLILDLVVKDDVPMGENIDTKSAEAKLIVNNGETIVLGGVFKAAEGQRENRVPGLASIPGLGALFKSRITEERKEELLIFIRPSIL from the coding sequence TTGCTCATCTTTTACGGCGCGATCATGTTCGTGCTGGTGACGGTTTTGGGGAGCGCTTCCATCGGTGCCGAGGCAATCGCTCCGGAGCCCGTACCCGAGGAAAGAGTGTCGTCCGATGCGAGAGTGACGCAACCGATCGAGGGTTTCGTTGGTGAATCACGGCCGGTTGATTCACGGCCCGGCATACGCCAAGCGACGTTTTTCCAAGTCGGCGACGTCGTGGGCATCCGCCTGGAAGCGACCGGCGAACTGACGTGGCGATCCGTTTCAGCTCGTCCGGGCCAAATTCGGATACTGTTTCCCGATGTCGTCATGCCGGCTGCCGTTGCCCGACTGCACCAGCTACACGCCTTCGGGCATCCGGTGAAAACAGGATTACTGCGGAATACGGTCGACGGCGGGGAGTTGATATTGACCGCCACCGGCCCGGTAGACATCGAGCCCGAGAAGGTGCCGGAAGGACTGGTCTTGCATTTTGTGGACGTCGAGGCCCATGCGGAAGATGCCAAGCCTTCCGCCGTGCCGACGGCTCGTCCGGAATCGCGAGAGCGTCCGCTTCAGGATGCGTTGGAAACGCGTTTCCCCGAGGAAGAGGCGCTGTTTCCGGGCATGCGCGAAGAGTACGTCGGGGCCCCGATCTCCATTGACTTGCAGAACGCCGAAGTGGAGCACGTGCTACGGCTCATCGGCGAGGTGGCCGGGTATAATCTGATCCTGGACGCCGGAGTCGGGGGACGGATTTCCATGAAGCTGGACAACGTCCCTTGGGATCAAGTTTTGGATCTCGTGCTTGTCCAGCGCAATCTGGGAATGGTGGTCAGAGGGAACATCCTGCGCATCAGCACGGCCCAGCAGTTGGAGAGCGAACGGGAACAACGTCGCCGCGCTCGGGAGTCGGCCATGCAGGCCCAGGAGACCATCGAACGTCTGGAACCGTTGCAGACGGCCTACATTCAGATCAATTACGCGACCGCGGCGGAGATGGACGCCAGGACGCGACCCTTTCTGAGCGACAGGGGCAGGCTCAGCTTCGACCCACGGACCAACACGCTTATCCTGACGGACTCTCCGTTGCGCATCCGGCAGATTCAGGGAATCATCGACAGACTGGACCAGCCCGAACGACAAGTAATGATCGAGGCCAGGGTCGTTTATGCGTCGGATGAGTTTCAACGCGCCATGGGGCTGCGCTGGGGAGGCGGCATTGAAGGCGTCACGACGGAGTACTACCGAGGCGTTTATGGCGCGGCCGGCGGAGGAATCCCGATCAACCAGGGCGGCGTCGGGCAGACTGGGTACCTGGTCAATACGCCGATTCCCATGTCCCCTTCATTTGGGATCGGAGGCTTTATTTCCAAACTCATGGGGCCGGATATGTTCACCCTGGACGTCCAGTTGCAGCTTGGAGAGCTGCAGGGCGAGTCCAGGACCGTCTCCAGCCCGCGTATCGTGACATTGAACAACTCACGGGCGGTGATCAAGCAAGGCACCCGTGTGCGGGTGAACGTGCTCGACGACGCTGGCAATCCCCAGCCTGATTTTGAAGACGCGGTTCTCGAATTGTCCGTCACGCCGCAAATCACCCCAGACGATCAGCTCATTTTGGATCTTGTCGTCAAGGACGACGTGCCGATGGGGGAGAACATCGACACCAAGTCCGCTGAGGCGAAGTTAATCGTCAACAACGGGGAAACAATCGTTTTGGGCGGCGTGTTCAAGGCCGCGGAAGGTCAGCGAGAGAATCGCGTACCTGGGTTGGCCAGCATTCCTGGCCTGGGGGCTCTTTTCAAGAGCAGAATCACAGAAGAAAGAAAAGAAGAGCTACTTATATTTATCCGGCCCAGTATCCTGTAA
- a CDS encoding pilus assembly protein PilP, with protein sequence MTPTQQDVSQTSRSAGARRRFPRNRLGLLWFPAGLFPAFFLVLMLFFLLVLPHNGWAVEEEGNGVEELFMGTSLELPDWLRTPDGYAFRPEGKPDPFRPFVRPAPPEESFRAQVSARALTPLERVEATQLRVIGIVWAVDRPDQALAMVEMPDGKGFVLRPGVGVGRYGGKVRRITANEVIIEEHGLDIAGREQVREVILKLHPSEGDDHG encoded by the coding sequence ATGACGCCCACGCAGCAGGATGTATCCCAGACAAGTCGGTCAGCCGGTGCACGGAGAAGATTTCCACGCAACCGGTTGGGCCTTCTGTGGTTTCCTGCTGGACTGTTTCCGGCCTTCTTTCTGGTGCTGATGCTTTTTTTTCTGCTCGTTTTGCCACACAACGGCTGGGCGGTCGAAGAGGAGGGCAACGGGGTGGAGGAGCTGTTCATGGGCACCTCCCTGGAGCTTCCGGACTGGTTGCGCACCCCGGACGGCTACGCCTTCCGCCCGGAAGGCAAGCCGGACCCGTTTCGCCCGTTCGTCCGCCCTGCCCCGCCGGAAGAGTCGTTTCGAGCCCAGGTTTCGGCCAGGGCGTTGACCCCGTTGGAGCGCGTCGAAGCGACCCAGTTGCGGGTGATCGGCATCGTCTGGGCCGTGGATCGTCCCGACCAGGCTCTGGCCATGGTCGAGATGCCCGACGGCAAGGGATTCGTGCTCCGGCCCGGAGTGGGCGTGGGACGGTACGGCGGCAAAGTCCGCCGGATCACCGCCAATGAGGTGATCATCGAGGAACATGGCCTGGACATCGCTGGTCGCGAGCAGGTCAGGGAAGTGATCCTCAAGCTGCATCCAAGCGAGGGAGATGATCATGGGTAG
- the pilM gene encoding type IV pilus assembly protein PilM, with amino-acid sequence MAITIELRKKSPPPGVDLGSGWIKVVALGLRRRKPVLSRIGRIPLAVGDMDKGEKAADRLAELWRHLGIREKDVISAMTGHAVIVKKVNVASEVAANMENFLAKEAKQYIPFDLQDVYIDHQNLGPGIKEGTVDVLLVASKKREVEDRLSILTRAGLEVRVMDVDAFALNNCFEFNYPELIDRPQYILDIGGQLSVFCVVWNKQLVFHRELSFGGLQLTDRLAKLLNRSRAECEKLKINGPGDLPPTEQAVVVDELEDAVVSWAGEVRRLIGFYLGSVPEAKPAETLYLSGGGSLLAGLPGRLGRELELDVRHLDPWRKLEPDPAQFDAAYLRAVGPQYAVAAGLALREAVP; translated from the coding sequence TTGGCCATTACCATTGAGCTGCGTAAAAAAAGTCCTCCTCCCGGAGTGGACCTGGGCAGCGGTTGGATCAAAGTCGTGGCCCTTGGGTTGCGGCGTCGCAAGCCGGTCCTCAGTCGAATCGGCCGCATTCCCCTGGCCGTCGGCGACATGGATAAAGGTGAAAAAGCAGCTGATCGGCTGGCCGAGCTGTGGCGACATCTGGGGATTCGCGAGAAAGACGTGATTTCGGCCATGACCGGACATGCCGTGATCGTCAAGAAGGTCAACGTTGCTTCCGAGGTCGCGGCGAACATGGAAAATTTTCTGGCCAAGGAAGCCAAGCAGTACATCCCGTTCGATCTGCAGGACGTGTATATCGACCACCAGAACCTCGGTCCCGGAATCAAGGAGGGGACCGTAGACGTGCTTTTGGTGGCCAGCAAGAAGCGGGAGGTGGAGGATCGGCTGAGCATCCTGACACGGGCCGGTCTGGAAGTCCGGGTGATGGACGTGGATGCCTTTGCCCTGAACAACTGTTTTGAGTTCAACTATCCGGAACTTATCGACCGTCCCCAGTACATTTTGGACATCGGCGGCCAATTGAGCGTGTTTTGCGTGGTCTGGAACAAGCAATTGGTCTTTCACCGTGAATTAAGCTTCGGCGGCCTTCAGTTGACCGACCGGCTGGCGAAATTATTGAACCGGTCCAGGGCGGAATGCGAAAAATTGAAGATCAACGGCCCGGGCGACTTGCCGCCCACGGAACAGGCCGTGGTCGTGGATGAACTGGAAGACGCGGTGGTCTCCTGGGCGGGCGAGGTGCGGCGCCTGATCGGATTTTATCTCGGTTCGGTGCCGGAGGCCAAACCCGCTGAAACCCTGTATTTGTCCGGAGGGGGCAGCTTGCTGGCCGGGCTGCCCGGTCGTCTGGGTCGGGAGCTGGAACTGGACGTGCGCCACCTCGATCCCTGGCGCAAGCTGGAGCCGGACCCGGCCCAGTTCGACGCGGCTTATCTTCGCGCCGTGGGGCCGCAATACGCCGTGGCCGCCGGGTTGGCCCTGCGGGAGGCGGTTCCATGA
- a CDS encoding type IV pilus inner membrane component PilO has protein sequence MDSRALVKRLENLSKLHKLGILIGLVVVALGCYAFFSLMPNLERKTILQEDIRNLETSIAANRRLAARLPELEEEMEAREYELLLAKMLLPEDAQERERLLAAIERLGMDVGVEFMLFQPGGEVQHDFYASREVQLRMRGEFHNLITFFDRMARLDRLVSLDRLRLQPTAAAGTGPVILNAESTIQVYRALTEQEIKAAQEQQSQQQPARRRR, from the coding sequence ATGGATAGTCGCGCTTTGGTCAAACGGCTGGAGAACCTGAGCAAGCTGCATAAGCTGGGGATTCTCATCGGTTTGGTCGTCGTCGCCTTGGGCTGCTACGCCTTTTTTTCGCTCATGCCCAATCTTGAGCGCAAGACCATTTTGCAAGAAGATATCCGGAACCTGGAAACGTCCATTGCCGCCAATCGCCGGTTAGCCGCCAGGCTGCCGGAGTTGGAGGAGGAAATGGAGGCCCGGGAGTACGAGTTGCTTTTGGCCAAGATGCTGCTGCCCGAGGACGCCCAGGAACGTGAACGACTTCTGGCCGCCATCGAGCGGTTGGGCATGGACGTGGGGGTCGAGTTCATGCTCTTTCAGCCCGGCGGCGAGGTTCAGCACGATTTTTACGCCTCCCGAGAGGTCCAGTTACGCATGCGCGGCGAGTTCCATAACCTGATCACTTTTTTTGACCGCATGGCCCGGCTGGATCGACTGGTCAGCCTGGATCGCCTTCGTTTGCAGCCCACAGCCGCGGCCGGAACCGGCCCGGTTATCCTGAACGCCGAAAGCACCATCCAGGTTTACCGGGCCCTGACCGAGCAGGAAATCAAGGCCGCGCAGGAACAGCAAAGCCAGCAGCAACCAGCCAGGCGGCGCAGATAG
- a CDS encoding PilN domain-containing protein codes for MIRINLLPPEKRPRISTLRLDLGALALAFVLVGGAILLTHLWISSEVRELERVHEARVAENRVLTAEVARVRQMENELKSIESKIRIITDIRSIQTLPVRYVDALISLLPEERIWFETFHLEKNGVLQLRGVAMDNQSFAAYVEILRTSAFVRGVVTERTLRREVQGLSLVEFHFRVTFGPPPADYFLERADHG; via the coding sequence ATGATCCGCATCAACCTCCTCCCTCCGGAGAAACGTCCGCGGATTTCCACCCTGCGCCTGGACCTGGGCGCTTTGGCGCTGGCCTTCGTGCTCGTCGGGGGCGCGATTTTATTGACCCATTTATGGATCAGCTCCGAAGTTCGGGAACTGGAACGCGTTCATGAAGCCAGGGTGGCCGAGAACCGGGTCTTGACGGCAGAGGTGGCCCGGGTCCGGCAAATGGAGAACGAGCTGAAGTCCATCGAGTCGAAAATCCGGATCATCACGGATATCCGAAGCATCCAGACCCTGCCGGTGCGCTATGTGGACGCATTGATTTCCCTGCTGCCGGAAGAGCGGATCTGGTTCGAGACCTTTCACCTTGAAAAGAACGGGGTTTTGCAGCTGCGAGGGGTGGCCATGGACAACCAGTCCTTTGCCGCCTACGTGGAAATCCTCCGGACATCGGCCTTTGTCCGCGGCGTGGTGACGGAACGCACCCTGCGCCGAGAGGTGCAGGGCCTGTCCCTGGTGGAGTTTCATTTCCGGGTCACCTTCGGTCCTCCGCCGGCCGACTATTTCCTGGAGAGGGCCGACCATGGATAG